CCGTTCCTCTTGACTTCCTACCGCCGACAGTACTAAACTGGTACGTAAGCATGCAAATCAGCTCATAGAAAGGATTTATGGGTTAACCGGGTTTGATGCTTCAAGGTGATACGACATGAAAAATCTGGAGCTACTCGCAATCGTCCTCCTCGTTATTGGAGGTATCAACTGGGGCTTAGTAGGCGCATTTAACTACAATGTAGTTACTTCTCTGCTGGGCGATGGAAGCACCATGACACGCGCAGTCTACGCTCTTGTCGGTCTCTGTGCGCTTTACGAAGCGTTCAAGATGATGAAGAGCAAAGCCGCGTAGGAAACCAAAAACAACCGCAACTTAGCAAGTTTGCGGTTCTAGCTGAAGAAAAAAACAACTGCATAACAGTACAACCGAACGTAGCGGGCTTAAATCGTTGGGCGGTGGAAACTCGCCCACAGATATGACCGTTAAGGTGG
This portion of the Candidatus Melainabacteria bacterium genome encodes:
- a CDS encoding DUF378 domain-containing protein encodes the protein MKNLELLAIVLLVIGGINWGLVGAFNYNVVTSLLGDGSTMTRAVYALVGLCALYEAFKMMKSKAA